AACCCGGTTTTTTATTGCAACCTCAGCGACCCCACCTCGGGCGTCACAACGCCATAGACTGAGGGATAAACAGGACAATTTGCGGAAAGAAAATAAATAACAACATCAAAACCATCAATGCGAACAGGTAAGGCAGAACGGTCACCGATAATTTCTCGATTTTGACGTCCGATATATTACAAGCAACAAACAGGCACAGCCCGACCGGCGGGGTGATCTGCCCAATCGACAGGGTAAACACCAAGAGAACACCGAAAAAAATCGGATCGATGCCAACGCTCTCGATCACCGGAAAAAAGATCGGCGTCATCAGCACAACCGCCACCGCATTATCCAGAAAGGTGCCGACGATTAACAAGGAGATACAGATCAGGATCAGCAGAATGGTCGGCTCCCGGGTAAAGCTCAACATCAGATCGGTCAATGCCTGGGGAATCTGCTCACTGGCCAGCAAATAGCTGAAACAGTGGGCGGTTGCGACAAGGAACATGATAATTGCGGAACTTTTGGCCGTATTCAAAACAACCTGATAAACCTTTGCCCCATCCAATTCCCGGTAGATGAACACTCCGACAATCAACCCATAGGCAACCGCCACAACCGCCGCTTCGGTCGGGGTAAAGATCCCGCCATAAATGCCGCCAAGGATAATGAGCGGCATGATCAATGCCAAAGAGGCACGGTTAAAGGCTTTCCAGGTGTCTGCCAGGTCGACCGGCTGTTCTTTTCCATAACCGTTTTTCTTAGCCAGTCGATAATTGATGATCATCAACGTGACGCTCATCAGCAAACCGGGAATAATTCCGCCAAGAAACAGCTTACCGACGGATGACCCGGTGACCACACCATAGAGAACCATGGTGATGCTGGGTGGAATCAGCAGGCCGATGGTCCCGGATGCCGCGGCACAGGCGGCCGAGAAATCCTTTGAATAGCCTTTTTCCTTCATCGAAGGGATCAAAACAGAACCGATCGCCGCCGTCGTTGCCGGCGCAGAACCGGAAATGGCCCCAAAAAAGGTACAGGCCGCGGTCGTAACATGGGCCAGTCCACCACTGAAGCGGCCGAAAAAACAACTGGCCAGGGCCACCAAGCGTGCGGACACCCCGCCAAAGGACATGATATTGCCGGCCAGGATAAAAAACGGAATCGCCATCAGGGTAAAAGAATCGACCCCGCCATAGGTCTTTTGCACCAGGACCATGATCGGCACGTGGCTGTGGAACAACAACGCAATCATGGAAGAGAGACCAAGGGCAACGGCAATGGGAACACCGAGCAAGACGCAGGCGAAAAAGCTCATAAACAACGTTGGTCCCATGGATTTATTCTCCTTCTTCCGCAGGTTTCAAGAGCTCCCTGACATGACTTCCGGCATGCATGATGATATTCAAGGTCATGAAGAGACAGCCCAGGGGCACAGCCAGATAGATGAGCCCGATCGGCAAAAAATCCATCGATGCCGAGACCTGATCGAGTTTAAAAACCCTGATCGCGACCGAGATCCCTTCAACCACCAGCATCATCAAAAAAGAGAGGCTTAAAAGATCCCCGAAAAGAAAGAGGGCGGCTCTTACCCGGGAACTTTTTATATAGTTGATAAAAAGGTCGACGTTGATATGAGTCCGTTCATGAAAAGCCACGCTGGCACCCAAAAAAGTCACCCAGATGAAAAAATAACGGGCCAGCTCTTCCGACCAGGAAAGGGATTCATGCAGGGCATAACGAAAAATAATTTGAAAGAAAATAATCACGGTCATGAGCATAAAGCCAATGGTGATCACCTTTGACAAAATCGAATTCACAATCGTATTGAAAGATCTGAGTAATTCCATAAATGACTCACTTGGTGTGCGAAAAAGGGGGAGCGCTCAGCGCAGCAAGCTCTCCCCCTTTATTTTGCACAGGCCCGAAAGACTGTTATTTGACGTTTTTGATTTTGGTGACCAGATCACCAAATTTATCCGCATGCATCTTGTAGACAGCCTCGGAGGCCTGTTCAAAAGAAGCGCGCTCAGCAGTATTGACTTGGATCAGATCTTTGAGTTGCTTGAGCTGGGAGGCCTCCAGATTCTCGACCTCCTGCCGCATCCAGACCGCAACCTCTTGAGCTGCATCCAACAGTATTTTTTGCTGTTCCGGCTTGAGCCCAGAGTAGATAATCTGACTCATGACCAAGGGCTCTGACACATGGATATGCCTGGTCAGGGACAGATACTTCTGGACTTCGTAAAACTTTTGGGTCAGAACGTGAGCCACCGGGTTTTCCTGGCCGTCAACAGTTCCCAGTTGCAGGGCGGTGTACAGTTCGCCAAAGGACATCGGCGTTGCGGAAGCCCCGAAAGTATTAAAGGTATCGACAAAGACATAGCCGCCCGGGGTGCGGATTTTCAGACCTTTCAGGTCGGCAGGTGTATTGATCGGCCCTTTGGAATTGGTGATATGCCGAAAGCCGTTTTCCCAGTAGCCCAGCACCACCAGCCCTTTCTGGGACAGTTTATCGGACAGGAACCGACCGATGTCGCCATCCAGAACCTTGCTGACATGGTCAATATCGCGGAAGAGATAGGGGAGGTTTAAAACTCCCATGGTTTTTTCAAAGCTGGACAGCAACACGTCCGAAGTCAGAACCAAATCAACGGTTCCAAGCTGGGCACCCTCAACCATCTGCCGCTGTTTTCCCAATTGGTCGGCTGGGAAAACCAGGATTTCCATGTCGCCGTTCGATCTCTCCTCAACCAGTTTTTTGAATAACAGCGAGCCTTCATGATAATGATGATTCAGCGCTCCGGTATGGGCCAATTTAAGCTTTGTTTTGGCAAAGGACACTCCTGGCAAAGCCGCAAAGAAAACGAAAAAGGCAACAAAAGAGCAGACCAACAATCGTTGAACACGCATAATCATTCCTCCATTGGAAAAAAAATGTTTTAGTTTTCGTTCTTCTTCAGATCTGGCAATCATCTTGGAATGGATTTTGGTAGCTATTGAGCAAGGATGAGGCCAATTTTTCAGGCCAATCGGCAACGGCCCGAATATAAAATGGTTTTTTGTTTTTTAAAGGCAGGGGGATAGAAAACCGGCAGGCTATGCAAAATGTCATAGCCACTTTGAACAACTCATTTTTACTCTTAAATATCAAGACGTTAAAACGGTATACAGTTTGTCCGGATTATTACAAAGGATATAGCTGCAGAAGAAGAGCTGCCAAACGGATATAAAAACCGGCCGAGGCCCTCTTATCGCCGCTTTTGAACAGGTAAAAAAGTTGTCATGACAAGGAAACGCCGAATGAAGAAACCTGTCTTTACCGTCGCGCTGCTACTGCTGACATTAATTTCCGTCGGCTTCTGGGTCGCGCAGATCCTCGGCAAACAGAATCAACGGGAGCTGCATACCCTGGGTATTGAGTCCCTGGCAAACCAGCTGAATCATACCATC
This genomic window from Pelobacter seleniigenes DSM 18267 contains:
- a CDS encoding TRAP transporter large permease, translating into MGPTLFMSFFACVLLGVPIAVALGLSSMIALLFHSHVPIMVLVQKTYGGVDSFTLMAIPFFILAGNIMSFGGVSARLVALASCFFGRFSGGLAHVTTAACTFFGAISGSAPATTAAIGSVLIPSMKEKGYSKDFSAACAAASGTIGLLIPPSITMVLYGVVTGSSVGKLFLGGIIPGLLMSVTLMIINYRLAKKNGYGKEQPVDLADTWKAFNRASLALIMPLIILGGIYGGIFTPTEAAVVAVAYGLIVGVFIYRELDGAKVYQVVLNTAKSSAIIMFLVATAHCFSYLLASEQIPQALTDLMLSFTREPTILLILICISLLIVGTFLDNAVAVVLMTPIFFPVIESVGIDPIFFGVLLVFTLSIGQITPPVGLCLFVACNISDVKIEKLSVTVLPYLFALMVLMLLFIFFPQIVLFIPQSMAL
- a CDS encoding TRAP transporter small permease, with product MELLRSFNTIVNSILSKVITIGFMLMTVIIFFQIIFRYALHESLSWSEELARYFFIWVTFLGASVAFHERTHINVDLFINYIKSSRVRAALFLFGDLLSLSFLMMLVVEGISVAIRVFKLDQVSASMDFLPIGLIYLAVPLGCLFMTLNIIMHAGSHVRELLKPAEEGE
- a CDS encoding TRAP transporter substrate-binding protein — its product is MRVQRLLVCSFVAFFVFFAALPGVSFAKTKLKLAHTGALNHHYHEGSLLFKKLVEERSNGDMEILVFPADQLGKQRQMVEGAQLGTVDLVLTSDVLLSSFEKTMGVLNLPYLFRDIDHVSKVLDGDIGRFLSDKLSQKGLVVLGYWENGFRHITNSKGPINTPADLKGLKIRTPGGYVFVDTFNTFGASATPMSFGELYTALQLGTVDGQENPVAHVLTQKFYEVQKYLSLTRHIHVSEPLVMSQIIYSGLKPEQQKILLDAAQEVAVWMRQEVENLEASQLKQLKDLIQVNTAERASFEQASEAVYKMHADKFGDLVTKIKNVK